A stretch of DNA from Acidimicrobiales bacterium:
ATGACATCCGCGCCATCACCCGCGGCCTCATCGCCGACGTCGCTCCCCACGACACGATCGAGAAGGAACACCTCGCCGTCGTCCTGGGATGGATCGATTCCGGCGCGGCACTGTGGCGAACGGCCAAGCCGGCCACACCGCCGATGCACCTCGTCTCCTATGCCGTCGTCATCGATCCCGGCACCGACCGGGTCCTTCTCGTCGACCACCGCCTCGCCGGCCTCTGGCTCCCCACCGGCGGGCACGTCGAGCCCGGCGAACACCCCGCCCACACCTCCCGGCGAGAGCTCGGCGAAGAGCTGGGCATCTCGCCCGACCCGCACCCCCGGGTTGGTGATCGCCCGCTGCTGGTCACCGTGACGACAACGGTCGGCACCGATACGCCGCACGACGACGTCTCGCTCTGGTTCGCGTTCATCGCCCCGGCCGACACTCCCATCCGACCCGATCCCGGCGAGTTCGTCGA
This window harbors:
- a CDS encoding NUDIX domain-containing protein — encoded protein: MGPADDIRAITRGLIADVAPHDTIEKEHLAVVLGWIDSGAALWRTAKPATPPMHLVSYAVVIDPGTDRVLLVDHRLAGLWLPTGGHVEPGEHPAHTSRRELGEELGISPDPHPRVGDRPLLVTVTTTVGTDTPHDDVSLWFAFIAPADTPIRPDPGEFVDTRWWPIGEIEHRPGTRFDPHLPRFLEKLTGGRT